The genome window CTGCTGTTCCTGCTGCTGCGAGGCGTCCTGTTCGGCGCGTCGATGGCCGCCGTCCCGCCGACCGCACAGGCCGCCATCGCCGATGTCACCACCGCCGGTGACGGAACGGTGGACACCGACGCCAGGGTGAAGGGCATGTCACGCCTCGGGGCGACACAGGGCGTCGGCCAGGTCCTCGGCTCCGCACTCGGCGGTCTGCTGGCGGTGTTCGGGCTGATGGTCCCGCTGGTCGCTGTACCTCTCCTGCTCGTGATGGCTGTGGTGCTTGTCCGCACCCGGCTGCGTCCCCAACCGACGACGGAACTGGTGAAGCGGCCGCGCTCCGTGAGCCCTGGCGACCGACGCGTCCTTCCGTTCCTGCTCTGCTGCTTCGGCATGTATCTGGCACTCGGGTTCATCCAGATCATCGTCGGCTTCCTCGTCCAGGACCGGCTCGACGTCACCGACGACACCGCCGGACTGCTCACCGGACTCGCCCTGCTCACCGCCGGGGCTGGTGTGGTGACCGCACAGGTGGTCATCGTGCCGCGTAGTGGATGGGGGCCAGGAACGCTGCTCCGTGTCGGAGCGGCCGCCGCCACCGTCGGCTTCCTCCTGCTCATCCCCGCCCCGTCATCGACCACGCCCACCGCGGCACTGCTCTACATCGGGGTGGGGGTGGTGGCACTCGGGATGGGTACGGCGACACCGGGTTTCACCGCCGGGGCAAGCCTCCAGGTCACCGTGGAGGAGCAGGGTGGCGTGGCCGGACTGTTGACCGCCGCGATGGGACTGACCATGGTCGTCGCCCCGACCGCCGGCACGCTGCTGTACGGCGCGGGTGAGGTGTACCCGGTGGTGGCCGGGGCCGTCGTCACCGCATGCGTCGCCGTGGGAACCCTGTGCAGTCCCCGACTGCGACGGTCCACCCCGGTCGTCCCGGTCGCTCCGAGGTCTACTCCGGCAGCCGAAGATCCGGCTTGTCGAGTTCCTCGATGTTGACGTCCTTGTAGGTGATCACGCGGACGTAGCGGACGAACCGCGCCGGCCGGTACATGTCCCACACCCAGGCGTCCGACATCCGCACCTCGTAGTAAACCTCTCCCCCGGTCTCCCGCGGGATCAACTCCACCGCATTGGCGAGGTAAAAGCGCCGCTCCGTCTCGACAACGTAGCTGAACTGGCTGACCACGTCACGGTACTCGCGGTACATGGACAGCTCGACGTTGGCTTCGTAGTCCTCAAGATCCTCGGCACTCACGGTGTACGGATCACCCCTTCTGCTGTGTCTGCTGCTGTGTCTGCTGCGCTGCATGGAGCCACCGCGCATGTGCGGCGGCGACGTTGGAGTAAGTGTAACGGTGCTCCGGCGTCCCACCGAGGAGGCACACCGACTCCATGTGCGCGGCCGTTCCATAGCCCTTGTGCCCGGCCAACCCGTACCCAGGGAATCGCCCGTCGAGCTCCACCATCAGCCGGTCCCGGCTGACCTTGGCGAGCACGCTGGCCGCCGAAATACACCGGCAGATGAGGTCCCCTTTGACCACCGGAAGGTGCGGCGCGGTGAACCCGTCGACCTTCATCGCGTCGGTAAGGATGTACCCGGGACGCACCTCGAGCCTGGCCACCGCCCGACGCATCCCACCGAGATTGGCGTGCTGGATGCCCCAGGTGTCCACGTAGGACGCCGGGATATGCACCACGGAACAGTCCACCGCAACGTCCCGGATGACGTCGAACAGCGCGTCCCGACGCTTCGGGGTGAGCTTCTTCGAATCGGTCAGACCATCAAGTTCGGGCAGCGGCCCGGGCGGGAGGACGCAGGCGGCGACCGTCACCGGACCGCAACAGGCCCCACGGCCGGCCTCGTCCACACCCACAACCGGTCCGAGACCTGCCTTGTGCGCCGCCCATTCCAGGGTGCGACCCTCCGGCATGGAGCGCACCGGACGCGCATCCTGCGTCGTCGTCATCTCCGGCCCACCCCTGTGCTCACTTCTGGATGTCGGGGTCGTCCACGCCGCCGATCCTGCTCAGCGGCCACACCTTCGCCTCCACCTTGCCCACGACATTGTCCACCGGAACCGTCCCCTGCAGCTCATCGCCGAGGTGGTAGCGGGAATCCCCGGAGTTGGTGCGGTTGTCACCCATCACCCAGAGACTGTCGTCCGGGACGGTGACCGGGCCGAAGTAGGCACCACCGCAGGCGTCCGAGCCGGTGACCGGATCGACCGGGTAGACCGCCGGATCCTGGATGTAGGAACTGTCGACCTCCCGCCCGTCCACCATGATGCCGGGATCCCCCTCCAGGCACTGCACGGTCTGACCACCGGTGGCGATCACCCGCTTGACCAGTGTGTTCTCATCCGGCGCGAGAATCCCGATGTAGGACAGGGCGGTCTGGATACCGCGCGTGATGCTGTTGTCGGAACGCTGGGAGACATAGGAGTCGTTCCAGGAGTCGGGTCCGACGAAGACGACGACATCGCCGGGTTCGGGGCTGCGTCCGAACTCGTAGGCCAGCTTGTTGACGAAAATGCGGTCGCCGGTACACCCCTCACAGCCGTGCAAGGTGGGCTCCATGGACTCCGAGGGAATCTGGTAGAGCCTGCCGACGAAGGTGTTGAACAGGGCCAGCAGGGCCAGGGCGACGACGAGGATGATCGGGAACTCGACCCACCAGGGGTATGTCTTCTTCTTCCCGCGGCGCTCCTCGTCCGCCCGACGCCGGGCAGCGACCTTCTCCCGCTCCGTCAGGGGTCTGTAGGGCTCACCGGACGGTCCGGGCAGGGCATTGCTGGCGTGGGTCACGAAGCCAGAGGATACCAGCAGGTCCTGTCAACCCCGGTAAGCCCTCGCCCCGGGTCGAGAGCGGTCGATCCTGACGCTTTCGGGGATCAGCGACGGAGAACACGGAGTAGTCGACGCGGCAGGACCCGACACCCGACAACGAAAACCCCGGCCGGGGCGCCCACTCCTGAGAAAGGAGGAACGACCGGACCGGGGTGGTCGGAGAAGCGCGGAAGAACCGCGGAGAGCCTAGCGGCGCTCCTTGATCTTCGCCTTCTTGCCGCGCAGTTCGCGCAGGTAGTACAGCTTGGCGCGACGCACCTTACCGCGGGTGAGAACGTCGATGTGGTCGATGTTCGGGGAGTGGACCGGGAAGGTACGCTCCACACCGATACCGAAGGAGACCTTACGGACGGTGAAGGTCTCGCGGATGCCGGAGTTCTGACGACGGATGACCACGCCGCGGAACACCTGGATACGGCTCTTGGAGCCCTCGATGACCTTGACGTGGACGTCGAGGGTGTCGCCGGGGCGGAAGTCCGGGACGTCGGACCGCAGCTGGGCGGCATCGACCTTGTCGAGAATGTGCATTGTGCACTCCTAAAGTTCTTGTCGATCGGACAGAGGACCCACGACGACCGAGGGAAAACCATCGGAGACCGGCGCGTTCGTGCCCATACCATTGAATTGTCGTTCCCGGTCCCGGACGCGCGACAGCGGTCGCGGGACACGCAACCGTTCAAGTATGCCAGCGCACAGACGCCGCGGACAAATCCCGGGTGCTGACCGGCGCTACTGGCCAGCGCTACTGCCCGAAGCCGGCCCGGCGCAGAGCATCGGCCATTGAACCTGCCTGGCCACCACGCTGCCCCTCACGCTGACCATGCGGCTGCTGCTTCCGCCGGGGTCGGCCATTCTGTCCGCCACCCTGCGGTCGACCCTGACGCTGTCCGCCGTCGCGCCCACCGTCACGCCCACTGTCGCGCCCACCACGGTCCCCCCGAGTCACCGGGGCACCGGGCTCGTCGGTGAGGCGCAGCGACAGACCGATGCGCGACCGCTCCACATCGACCTCCATGACCTTGACCTTCACGACCTGTCCGGAACGGACCACCTCATGGGGGTCCTTCACGAACTTGTCGGACATCGCCGAGACATGCACCAGTCCATCCTGGTGCACTCCCACGTCGATGAAGGCACCGAAGGCGGCGACATTAGTCACCGTGCCCTCCAGCACCATCCCCGGGGCAAGGTCGGAGATCTTCTCGATCCCCTCCTTCAGTTCAGCGGTCCGGAACTCCGGGCGCGGGTCACGGCCCGGCTTGTCCAGCTCCGCGAGCACGTCAGTGACCGTGGGCACTCCGAAGGTGTCGTCGGCGAAATCTGCGGGACGTAGGGACGCCAGCACCCGGGTGTTGCCCACCAGGTCGGCCACCGCCACCCCGGTCGCCCCGGTGATCTTCCGGACCAGCGGGTAGGCCTCCGGGTGCACGGCCGAGGCGTCCAAGGGATCGGCGGCACCGTGGATCCGCAGGAATCCGGCACACTGCTCGAACGCCTTCGGACCCAACCGCGGCACGTCCTTGAGCTGACGGCGCGAGGTGAACGCACCGTTGGCTTCCCGGTGGTGGACGATATTCTCCGCCAGCGTCGCGGTGATTCCGGCAACCCGGCGCAGCAGGGGTGCGGAGGCGGTGTTGACGTCCACTCCGACGGAGTTCACCGCGTCCTCCACGACCGAATCCAGGCTGTCGGCGAGCATGACCTGGTTGACGTCGTGCTGGTACTGCCCGACGCCGATGGACTTCGGGTCGATCTTCACCAGCTCGGCCAACGGATCCTGCAGACGTCGGGCGATGGACACCGCCCCGCGCAGTGCGACATCCATGTCCGGGAACTCCTCGGCGGCCAGCTCGGAGGCGGAATACACCGACGCGCCGGCCTCGGAGACGACCACGGGGGTCGGTCGGCTGCCGGTCGCCGCCGAGACCTTGTCCGCGATCTCCCGGGCAAGCTTCTCCGTTTCCCGGGACGCGGTGCCGTTGCCGACCGCCATGAGGTCCACGTTGTGGGTGGCACACAACCGGGCAAGCACGTCGACGGATTCACTCCACCGGTTACGGGGCTGATGCGGGTAGATCACGACCGTGTCCAGCACCTTGCCGGTCGGATCGACCACGGCACATTTCACCCCGTGGGCGTAGCCGGGGTCCAGGCCGAGCGTGGCGCGCTGACCGGCCGGAGCGGCGAGCAGCAGGTCGCGCAGATTGCGGGCGAAAACGTCCACGGCGCCGGCGTCCGCCTTCTCCTTGAGCCGGGTGCGCACATCCACACCTGAGGAGACCTGCAGCTTCGTCCGCCATCCGAAGCGGACGCACTCGGCACGGAACCGGTCGGCGGCGTCCCCCTTCGGTTCCAGACCCCGGGCCATGGCGATCATGCCCTGGTAAATCTCGTCGTCACCGGGGTCGAGGGTCAGCTGAAGGACCCCTTCGCCCTCCCCACGCAGCAGGGCCAGGATGCGGTGCGACGGCAGCTCGGTGAACGACTCGGAGAAGTCGAAGTAGTCGCGGAACTTCTGCGCGTCCGCGGATGCCTCCTTACCCGCCACCACACCGGCGGTCATCGACCCCGTGGCGTAGAACCGTTCCCGGACCTCACCGACCAGGTCGGCGTCGGTGGCAATCTCCTCCAGCACGATAGAACGGGCCCCGGTGAGCACCGCCTTGGCGTCGTCGAACCCCTCCGTGATGTAGGACGCCGCCAGCTCCGCCGGGTCGGTGTGGCAGTCGCCGAGCAGTGCCTCGACGAGAGGTTCCAGACCTGCCTCACGGGCGATGGTGGCCTTCGTCCGTCGGGTAGACCTGAATGGCAGGTACAGATCCTCCAGCCGGGCCTTGGTCTCGCAGCGGAGAATCTGGTCCCGCAGCTCGTCGGTGAGCTTGCCCTGTTCCTCGATCGCGGCGAGCACCGTGGCCTTGCGTGCCTCCAGTTCCCGCAGGTAGGTCAGGCGGGTCTCGAGGGTGCGCAGCTGCGCATCATCGAGACCGCCGGTGACCTCCTTGCGGTACCGGGCGATGAAGGGCACGGTGTTCCCGTCGTCCAGCAGGCCCACGGTCGCGGTGACCTGGGTGACGGCGACACCGAGCTCCGCCGCGATGGTCGCAGCGATCGTCGCCGCGGTGGTCGTCTGTCCGTTGATGTCTCGTACGGTCATTCGGCCCATCGTAGCCGCCGGCTGCGGGTCAGTAGGGAGCGGGACCTGCTGGCCCCACCTCGATCACCTGACCAGCGGCGGCGGCATTCTCCGCCTCATCGGCGGCCGCCGCAGCCTTCTTCTCCGCGTCCTTCGCCGCCTTCTTCGCGGCCCGCTCCGCCCGTCGCCTTGCCCGGCGGTCGGCGTCCTCCCGGGCTTTCACCGCAGCCTCCTCCCGTCGCCGATCGGCCTCCTCCGCCCAGTCCAGGGACTCATCCCGCAGCCGAGCGAGTTCCTCCACCGCGTCGGTGGCGGCCCGGTCGACGACATCCCGCAACCGGTGGACGGACACCGACGGGGCGGGGACGACGGTCCGTGAACCGTCCCTGGTCGACATCCGCTGCGGGATACTCTGCAGCCAGTCCATCACCTCCCGTTCCACCACCTGGTCGATATGCGAACACCGCCCGTTCTCCGGTTCCGGGAGCCGGAACGCGGGTTCACCGTAGTTGTATCCCGACCAGTCGTCGTTGTAGTCACCGTCAGCGGACCAGTCCGGTGGCGGCTCCCCCGCCGCGAGAGCTTCCGCACGCAGCAGCTCCCGCCTCGCCCGCTCCGCCGCCCGGTCCTCCCGCCGGATGATCTGGTCATCAATCTCCTGACGCACCCCCGCATGCCGGTCCAGTCTGCGCCACAGCGTGTCGAAGTGGTCGATGGTCATCCGCCCGTCCGCCAGCGCCGCGGAGAACAGGACCGGCATGCGCCAGGACATCTCCCCGGTGTGCCGGAACCGCGCGACGTACGCGGTACCCCGTCCGCGTACCGCCTGTTCCAACGCCTGACGTTCCACCGACGGACGGCCGCCGACGTAGGCGTCCGCCATGCGCAGTTCCGCGCGGTTGAGCGGGTAGACGGTGATCTCTTCGATGGTCGGATGATCGACCGTGTCCGTGTACAACATGAGTGCCCCTCCCCGTCCCCGCCGGGCTCTCCGGCGCCGGACGTGGCCCATGACCTTAGTGTGCTGTCCGGACCACTTCCCCTCCCCGCACGGCAAAAGCCCAGGAGCCGGTGGACAACCCGACCCCTGTGGACAGACTATTTCTCCGGGACCGTCGCCGGATCCGACCAGGCGTCCGACCCCTCCAGGGCCGCCAGGGTCCGGCGGTCGGCCTTGTCCAGCAGCCCGGCGTCCGCGGCGTCCTCGACAAGACCGGGACGCACACTCAGGGTGCGGTGCAGGGACTGGTCACGGCGCCACCGGGCAACCTTCGCATGGTTACCGGAGGTGAGCACCTCAGGCACCTCCAGGTCGCGCCACACCCGCGGCTTGGTGTAGCTCGGGCCCTCCAAGAGTCCGTCCTGGAAGGAATCCTCCTGGTGGCTGGCCCGGTTGCCGAGGACACCGGGAATCAGCCGGACCACGGCTTCAGCGATGACGAGGACCGCCACTTCCCCGCCGATCAGGACGTAGTCCCCGAGAGACACCTCCTCGACCCGGTAACGCTGCTGCGCATCGGTGAAGACCCGCTGGTCGATCCCCTCGTACCGGCCACAGGCGAAGACCAGGCGCTCCTCCTGCGACCAGCGCTGCGCCATGTCCTGGGTGAACGGACGCCCCGCCGGGGTGGGGACGATGAGGACGGGGCGGGTATCCGGATCCTCCACCGGGGCGGCGTCCACGGTGGTCTCCTTGCCCGCGCGCAGTCCACCACGGACATGGGGCGACGCCGATTCCAGCAGTGCATCCTGACCGGCCGGCCCGGCCAGCGCGGCGACATCGTCGAGAGCTGGCCCCCACACCTCAGGCTTCATGACCATTCCGGGGCCGCCGCCGAAGGGGGTGTCGTCAACGGCCTTGTGCACATCATGGGTCCAGGACCTGAGGTCGTGGACACCCACCGAAAGAATCCCCCGCTCGATGGCCCGCCCCAGCAACGCATGCCGCAACGGGTCAAGGTACTCCGGGAAAATGGTCACGACGTCGATGCGCATTGCACCGATCTTAGCGACCACTCAGGCCAGGTCGAGCAGACCCTCCGGCGGGGTGACGACCAGTGCACCGTTGTCGAGGTCCACGATCGGCACAATCGCGTGACGGAAGGGGATGAGGATCGTCGACCCGGCCGTGGGCAGGTCCGCGTCGGCATCCACCGTGACCTCCAGCAGTGTGCCCGCCGGACCGTGGGTCACCCCGGTGACCTCACCGATGTCCACCGGCTCCGGCTCGGCACCCTCATAGGCACGGGCGTTGGCGGTTGCCTCATCCACCGGACCGCAGTCGAGGACGCGCAGCCCCTCCAACTCATGGTCGTAGTAGCCGTCATCGTCCTCGTCGAACACCGGGGGCGCGAAGAACCGCATCCCCCGCAGCGACTCGGCCGCGGTCCGGTCGGCGATCTCCTCCACGGTGACGAGCAGGCGCCCCTGGTGGGGGCGCACCGATTTCACGGTGAGGCTGAGTTCACGGCCACCGGAGGTTCCCCGGTCGCCGCGTCCCCCCTGCCGACCGGTGAGCACACTCCCCCCGGCAAACCGGGACTCCGGATCATCGGTGGTGGCGTCCACCACAAGTTCACCACGTACCCCGTGTGGCTTGATGACCCGGCCGATCTGCAGTTCCGTCATGGAGTACAGACTAGATGACGCCCTGGGCGATCATCGCGTCCGCCACCTTCTTGAATCCGGCGATGTTCGCACCGACGACGTAATCGCCCTCGACACCGTACTCGCCGGCGGTCTTCGCGGTGTTCTGGAAGATCTTGCGCATGATGTCCTGGAGACGCTTGTCGGTGTACTCGAAGCCCCAGGAGTCACGGGACGCATTCTGCTGCATCTCCAGGGCGGAGGTGGCCACACCACCGGCGTTAGCCGCCTTGCCCGGGGCGAAGTCGATCTTCCGCTTCTGGAAGACCCGGACCGCGTCGTGGGTGCAGGGCATGTTCGCGCCCTCGGCGACGTACTTGACACCGTTGTCGGCGAGCAGCTTCGCAGATTCGCCGTCGAGCTCGTTCTGGGTGGCGCACGGCAGGGCGACATCCGCCTCCAGCTCCCAGACGTTGCCGCCCTTGTGGAAGGTGACGCCGGAGGCCTCGTTGGCGTAGTCGGAGACCCGCAGACGACGCACCTCCTTGATGTCCTTGAGCAGCTCGACATCGACGCCGTCGGGGCAGGAGACATAGCCGGAGGAATCGGAGAAACCGATGACGGTGGCGCCGAGTTCCTGGGCCTTCTGGATGGCGTAGATGGCGACGTTACCGGAACCGGAGACGATGACCTTCGCACCGTGGAGACGCTCACCGCGAGCGGCCATCATCTCCTGGGTGAAGTAGACGCAGCCGTAGCCGGTGGCCTCGGTGCGGACCAGCGAACCGCCCCACTGCAGGCCCTTACCGGTCAGCGTGCCGGACTCGTGCCGACCGGTCATCCGGCGGTACTGACCGAAGAGGTAGCCGATCTCTCGGCCACCGACGCCGATGTCACCGGCGGGGACATCGACCTTGTCGCCGATGTGGCGGTGCAGCTCAGTCATGAAGGACTGGCAGAAGCGCATGATCTCCAGCTCACTACGACCCTTGGGGTCGAAGTCGGAGCCGCCCTTGCCGCCACCGATGGGCAGACCGGTCAGGGAGTTCTTGAAGATCTGTTCGAAGCCGAGGAACTTGATGATGCCGAGGTTGACCGAAGGGTGGAACCGCAGGCCGCCCTTGTAGGGGCCCAGCACCGAGTTGAACTGGACCCGGAAGCCACGGTTGACCTGGACCTGGCCATTGTCATCGATCCACGGGACGCGGAAGATGATCTGACGCTCCGGCTCGGCGAGGCGCTCGATCAGCCCGCGATCAGCGTAGTGGGGGTCCTGCCGCAGGACGTAACGGAGGCTGTCCAGCACCTCGGACACCGCCTGGTGGAACTCCGGCTCACCGGCGTTCCGCTGCAGGATCTTCTCGTAGTACCCGTTGACCGTGGAATCGACGTCCATCGTGCTCCTTAACATGTCGGTAACAACAAACCTTCGATAGTTTACCGTGTGGGCACTTCAGGCGTAACGCCATAGCAATATCTGCAGCCATTCGTTAACCCGCCCGTAACATACGGTCCGGATCGTGGGATGACGGGGGTAACTGGTCCTGTCTGGCGGGGGCACTGCGCCAGCGATCCGTAACATTCGCCGACGCCGGAACTCCTGCGGAACGCTGACGGCTCCACTCCCCGACGCAGTCCTGACCCAGTCCTGACCCAGTCCCAACACGACAGAACCCCACCACTGCGCGGATGCGGTGGTGGGGTTCAGCAGGGGCGCCCGGAACTCGGGAGCCTGAAGAAGGCGTGACGTGCGGGAGAACTACTCCGCAGCCTCGGCGGTCTCCTCGGCAGCCTCAGCAGCCTCGGCCTCAGCAGCGGCCTTAGCCTCGGCGGCAGCCTTGGCCTCACGCTTCTTGGAGGTGATGGCCTCGGCGGTGGGGGCGTCGGCGGCCTCGGCGAGAGCGGCGTTGAAGAGGTCCAGCTTGGACGGCTTCGGCTCCGCGACCTTGAGGGTGCCCTCGGCGCCGTCGAGGCCCTTGTACTTCTGCCAGTCGCCGGTGATCTTGAGCAGGGCGAGGACCGGCTCGGTCGGCTGGGCACCGACGGACAGCCAGTGCTGGGCGCGCTCAGAGTCGATCTTGATCACGGACGGCTCGGCCTTCGGCTCGTAGGTGCCGATATTCTCGATGACCTTGCCGGAGCGGCGGGTGCGGGCGTCCGCGATGACGACGCGGTAGTGCGGGGTCCGGATCTTACCGAGACGCTGGAGCTTGATCTTGACGGCCATGACTGGCTCACTTTCTGTTGACGGTCACCGGGCAGTACAGACACCCGCTGCACTGTCCTCGGACGGTGCACCGGGCCGGTTCAACCCTTGGATTTATCCTGCGCGTGACCACCGGCCGACCATGGTCGGGAACGGTGTTACGCAGACCGCACCACACTACCCTTACTTCGACCCTTTACCGAAATCGAGGTTATTGAGGTCGATGTTCTCGAATCCCGGGGGCATCTGCTGCTGCATCTTCTGCAGGTCTGCCATCGACGGCATACCGCCGCCCATCCCTGGCATGCCCGGCATACCCGGCATACCCTGCGGCATCCTCGGCTGCGAGGGCCCCTTCTTCACAGGCTTCCGCTTACCGTTCTTCCCCTTGCGTCCCTTCGGCTTCTTCTTCGTCGCCGACCGTGTCATACCGCCCATACCCATCTGGCCGGCCATCGTGCCCATCATCTTCTTCGCGTCGAAGAACCGGTTGACGAGCTGGTTGACCTCGGACACCGCAACGCCGGAACCGTTGGCGATGCGCTTGCGTCGCGAGGCGTTGAGGATGTTCGGGTCGTTACGCTCCGCCGGGGTCATACCGCGGATGATGGCCTGGATCCGGTCGAGCTGCTTCTCATCGACATTGTCGGCCATCTGGCTCATCTGCTTGCCGCCCGGCAGCATCTTCAGGATATTGCCCAGCGGTCCCATCCGACGGATCATCATCATCTGCTCGAGGAAGTCCTCCAGGGTGAGCTCACCGGACATCATCCGCTCGGCGGCGGTCTGGGCCTTCTCCTGGTCCATGACCTGCTCGGCCTGCTCGATGAGGGTGAGCACGTCACCCATACCGAGGATCCGGTTGGCCATCCGGTCCGGGTGGAAGATGTCGAAGTCATCGAGCTTCTCACCGGTGGACGCATAGAGGATCGGCTTGCCGGTGACCTCACGGATCGACAGGGCGGCCCCACCACGGGCGTCACCGTCGAGCTTGGTGAGCACCACGCCGGTGAAGTCCACTCCGTCGCGGAAGGCCTCGGCGGTGGTGACGGCGTCCTGACCGATCATGGCGTCAATGACGAAGAGGACCTCGTCGGGATTGACCGCGTCGCGGATGTTCCGCGCCTGCGTCATGAGTTCCTCGTCGATGCCCAGGCGACCGGCGGTGTCGATGATGACTACGTCGTGCTTCGTGTGACGTGCCTCCTCGATACCGGCCGTGGCCACAGCCACAGGATCACCGTGGCTGGTGCCCATCTCGTGGTCGAGTGAATCGACGGAGGTGCCCGGATCGGGGGCAAAGGTGGGGACGCCTGCCCGTTCACCGACGATCTGGAGCTGCTGCACGGCCCCCGGACGCTGCAGGTCACAGGCCACCAGCATCGGAGTGTGCCCCTGCTTGACGAGATGGTGGGCGAGCTTGCCGGCCAGCGTGGTCTTACCGGCACCCTGCAGACCGGCAAGCATGATCACCGTCGGCGGGGTCTTCGCCAGGGTCAGGCGCCTGGTCTCACCACCGAGAATCTCCTTGAGCTCCTCGTCAACGATCTTGATGACCTGCTGTGCCGGGTTCAGCGCCTCGGAGACGATGACGCCACTGGCGCGTTCCTTGACCCGGCTGATGAAGCCACGGACCACGGGCAGCGAGACATCGGCCTCCAGCAGTGCCAGCCGGATTTCCCGGGCGGTGGCGTTGATGTCGGCTTCGGTCAGGCGGCCTTTGTCCCGCAGCCCCTTGAGGGCACCGGTGAGGCGGTCTGACAAGGACTCAAACACTGTGGAACTACTCCCTTGGCGCTACGGATTTGTGACCTCACCACAGTACCCGCTGCAGACGGGGCGTCACATTCGACGGGGAGGGATCTGTCGGGGACGCCGCGGTGCTGTCGGCTGGTCCCGACCGTTGACCGACGAGAAACCCGTCACGGAAGCAACGCTTCAGA of Corynebacterium terpenotabidum Y-11 contains these proteins:
- the rplS gene encoding 50S ribosomal protein L19 codes for the protein MHILDKVDAAQLRSDVPDFRPGDTLDVHVKVIEGSKSRIQVFRGVVIRRQNSGIRETFTVRKVSFGIGVERTFPVHSPNIDHIDVLTRGKVRRAKLYYLRELRGKKAKIKERR
- the trmD gene encoding tRNA (guanosine(37)-N1)-methyltransferase TrmD is translated as MRIDVVTIFPEYLDPLRHALLGRAIERGILSVGVHDLRSWTHDVHKAVDDTPFGGGPGMVMKPEVWGPALDDVAALAGPAGQDALLESASPHVRGGLRAGKETTVDAAPVEDPDTRPVLIVPTPAGRPFTQDMAQRWSQEERLVFACGRYEGIDQRVFTDAQQRYRVEEVSLGDYVLIGGEVAVLVIAEAVVRLIPGVLGNRASHQEDSFQDGLLEGPSYTKPRVWRDLEVPEVLTSGNHAKVARWRRDQSLHRTLSVRPGLVEDAADAGLLDKADRRTLAALEGSDAWSDPATVPEK
- a CDS encoding ribosome maturation factor RimM — protein: MTELQIGRVIKPHGVRGELVVDATTDDPESRFAGGSVLTGRQGGRGDRGTSGGRELSLTVKSVRPHQGRLLVTVEEIADRTAAESLRGMRFFAPPVFDEDDDGYYDHELEGLRVLDCGPVDEATANARAYEGAEPEPVDIGEVTGVTHGPAGTLLEVTVDADADLPTAGSTILIPFRHAIVPIVDLDNGALVVTPPEGLLDLA
- a CDS encoding MFS transporter; this translates as MTTLPPAPESRVDDQIRILLTVTFVTVLAQMSLSPVIAPLARNVGMADWQVGVTVSAAALMVALTSPFWGRRSQSAGRRHVLTVALSTAAAATALFAAVAAAGMAGAVGGIGLFLLFLLLRGVLFGASMAAVPPTAQAAIADVTTAGDGTVDTDARVKGMSRLGATQGVGQVLGSALGGLLAVFGLMVPLVAVPLLLVMAVVLVRTRLRPQPTTELVKRPRSVSPGDRRVLPFLLCCFGMYLALGFIQIIVGFLVQDRLDVTDDTAGLLTGLALLTAGAGVVTAQVVIVPRSGWGPGTLLRVGAAAATVGFLLLIPAPSSTTPTAALLYIGVGVVALGMGTATPGFTAGASLQVTVEEQGGVAGLLTAAMGLTMVVAPTAGTLLYGAGEVYPVVAGAVVTACVAVGTLCSPRLRRSTPVVPVAPRSTPAAEDPACRVPRC
- a CDS encoding ribonuclease HII; the protein is MTTTQDARPVRSMPEGRTLEWAAHKAGLGPVVGVDEAGRGACCGPVTVAACVLPPGPLPELDGLTDSKKLTPKRRDALFDVIRDVAVDCSVVHIPASYVDTWGIQHANLGGMRRAVARLEVRPGYILTDAMKVDGFTAPHLPVVKGDLICRCISAASVLAKVSRDRLMVELDGRFPGYGLAGHKGYGTAAHMESVCLLGGTPEHRYTYSNVAAAHARWLHAAQQTQQQTQQKG
- the lepB gene encoding signal peptidase I is translated as MTEREKVAARRRADEERRGKKKTYPWWVEFPIILVVALALLALFNTFVGRLYQIPSESMEPTLHGCEGCTGDRIFVNKLAYEFGRSPEPGDVVVFVGPDSWNDSYVSQRSDNSITRGIQTALSYIGILAPDENTLVKRVIATGGQTVQCLEGDPGIMVDGREVDSSYIQDPAVYPVDPVTGSDACGGAYFGPVTVPDDSLWVMGDNRTNSGDSRYHLGDELQGTVPVDNVVGKVEAKVWPLSRIGGVDDPDIQK
- a CDS encoding Tex family protein, producing MTVRDINGQTTTAATIAATIAAELGVAVTQVTATVGLLDDGNTVPFIARYRKEVTGGLDDAQLRTLETRLTYLRELEARKATVLAAIEEQGKLTDELRDQILRCETKARLEDLYLPFRSTRRTKATIAREAGLEPLVEALLGDCHTDPAELAASYITEGFDDAKAVLTGARSIVLEEIATDADLVGEVRERFYATGSMTAGVVAGKEASADAQKFRDYFDFSESFTELPSHRILALLRGEGEGVLQLTLDPGDDEIYQGMIAMARGLEPKGDAADRFRAECVRFGWRTKLQVSSGVDVRTRLKEKADAGAVDVFARNLRDLLLAAPAGQRATLGLDPGYAHGVKCAVVDPTGKVLDTVVIYPHQPRNRWSESVDVLARLCATHNVDLMAVGNGTASRETEKLAREIADKVSAATGSRPTPVVVSEAGASVYSASELAAEEFPDMDVALRGAVSIARRLQDPLAELVKIDPKSIGVGQYQHDVNQVMLADSLDSVVEDAVNSVGVDVNTASAPLLRRVAGITATLAENIVHHREANGAFTSRRQLKDVPRLGPKAFEQCAGFLRIHGAADPLDASAVHPEAYPLVRKITGATGVAVADLVGNTRVLASLRPADFADDTFGVPTVTDVLAELDKPGRDPRPEFRTAELKEGIEKISDLAPGMVLEGTVTNVAAFGAFIDVGVHQDGLVHVSAMSDKFVKDPHEVVRSGQVVKVKVMEVDVERSRIGLSLRLTDEPGAPVTRGDRGGRDSGRDGGRDGGQRQGRPQGGGQNGRPRRKQQPHGQREGQRGGQAGSMADALRRAGFGQ
- a CDS encoding DUF2469 domain-containing protein, encoding MSAEDLEDYEANVELSMYREYRDVVSQFSYVVETERRFYLANAVELIPRETGGEVYYEVRMSDAWVWDMYRPARFVRYVRVITYKDVNIEELDKPDLRLPE
- the gdhA gene encoding NADP-specific glutamate dehydrogenase gives rise to the protein MDVDSTVNGYYEKILQRNAGEPEFHQAVSEVLDSLRYVLRQDPHYADRGLIERLAEPERQIIFRVPWIDDNGQVQVNRGFRVQFNSVLGPYKGGLRFHPSVNLGIIKFLGFEQIFKNSLTGLPIGGGKGGSDFDPKGRSELEIMRFCQSFMTELHRHIGDKVDVPAGDIGVGGREIGYLFGQYRRMTGRHESGTLTGKGLQWGGSLVRTEATGYGCVYFTQEMMAARGERLHGAKVIVSGSGNVAIYAIQKAQELGATVIGFSDSSGYVSCPDGVDVELLKDIKEVRRLRVSDYANEASGVTFHKGGNVWELEADVALPCATQNELDGESAKLLADNGVKYVAEGANMPCTHDAVRVFQKRKIDFAPGKAANAGGVATSALEMQQNASRDSWGFEYTDKRLQDIMRKIFQNTAKTAGEYGVEGDYVVGANIAGFKKVADAMIAQGVI